In Microbacterium pumilum, the following proteins share a genomic window:
- a CDS encoding neuraminidase-like domain-containing protein produces the protein MNKLQRALTRLGFIVDADEMANGRIGPSTRAAVRQFQADHDLPVTGQANKATVTAIDAALAEMDAADPTPTDADAPASSAPTGDLPPSNPPTGEPLPPDSLDTSAFSIEGEVVNPDGSPLRGHIIRAYDRALCDWRTLGSAETTERTDEQGRYRIRYDRAQLKQWGKERADLKVEVHDPSDDAKLAESPLILQALPHEVVNFAIGEDRFRGPDEFTRVGAALAPMLRGHDDLRCLEVADVLILAREAELASSKVAYFVKAARWSAEYDAPAALFYGLMRRGEPTRIDALLARPLKRLLTRLEEATSRNIVDLPVTDALRDRLSRLQQGYLSNPAHPYAKLLGTTKLTGKQRAAFTQKLTAGNRSRDDFWQELADGDDFSAAAVADLQAVYEMQSLTGENTSLTLRLRADLAVGVPREVATFSVAKWRDDVLRDAAVAIPDEVLPSGTPAARRAAYAQMLYRAAELRYPTRSLAGQLARDPLQGEDSLQFFFTAHPEFEFRDQRVLTFLREHPETLNGLADTARDELLGVEQLFHLVPAEDRLANIRPLWNAGLRAAPQVAYLGRSNLIRRVGGSLDVKTAHDIYRKAVHVTSLALNIYLLHHPQMNRLSTTALQLPQAPTDEALARAAVAMPEWEELFGSPDACATSPCDSAISPAAYLVDTLAYLGRAVDADGNNALDELLTRRPDLGTLRLTCDNTETLVPQIDLVNEILEAIVSSADGATLSGSAIGETVWDGDLLAAQPEHLRPEAYDIVRTTAYPFTQAPFDLWAEEGRRYLAQLGIARDELMSAMPPKPGVGAVQIATEALGMSSIERDLICQPKKQAKDLAPSWGIDLGRGTLRAQLGSIETLIAQAAIDYDTVLRLLNTRFVNPDRLISVSFAGESCSLDAAVLAGEGGVALADVPFRAFLDRLHRFLRLQHRLDCSEYDLDALIHALDVRDFDAPLFVPKVAATQALRDAVRLTLPELSAWWADLDTYRFEDDLPSQYEAVFLDDALFPAVHTGTGPDLRAVFSLTPDRAELAITTTTDASLSPWLAESDGADLPAYTLQPDYAAFIQSATRLTAGDVLLLVREVLPKDGSSGHVALNLANVSLLYRMASLAQSLGVTANDVLQLVAITDVAPLRTALISAGPIEALRFHDRFQEIEGGRLSVEELAYLLLHEPASVAALAPTTTDVDEWLASVTPGFVGILAVDDDRMTAELRASVTQSLGTALGVDPAVLDALLFEQRTALGDALLAHVLIAANVGEAGLPTPDRDFATVFGQLHEFALAWSGLALDPSFLPFVLTDGPALGWFDIADPPMTARTAADYDGWSRLTTAADLQASIFTAEQSVFGLMQDAAAATIDPATFILDDLLLQISDSTGWPLGDVTYLVGPSGFNLDLPAALRDEQALSGLQRVFALIQSRGVNAEQAHSWTIPELTFAETQSIKQVLSLCYPPDSWLSVLGSIQDELRTLKRDALLGHLLTTLGLEDSDAFYRHYLIDPDGSAVDRTSRIVLAHSAVQLFAQRILLNLEEFSFERPDAEAWAWRKKYRVWEAGRKVFLWPENWLEPELRDNKSAFFTELEDALMQEDVTTDAAERIYHDYLVKLDQVSRLDLLGMYEDTWSVNDEQATNVLHIFGRTKDTPALYFYRRCEDQTRWTPWEPVPLDIQGDHLTPIVYNGRLHLFWPTFTLTPIEPDVAELDQEIADLADRIGEWNDAIDQTNNLIDESSDLVDDLMEAVLAAQQVLRDDLKDEKAAKVAERAAKIDATPANVVEIGMAWSTYSDGRWLPKHVAGDNSSPIATDFLPKDFYFTGWISSENRLYLAVRAKRMVEPDLVLPDQVANGQIFVKTTEGWIPPEVPPSAVEEALDVGYFTFDDCQSRLTFVVATAMSMPSGILNTLPSSATARSAQLIGGAIEAEMHPILMVPSGMVDVLESEQSFDSRKLTGADLSFELGSHDPADVRMLLASVDADDAKVLYTHQAGGAGNELSPFFYTDQRRCYFIRPLPDVWVSRDLDIFTSTAQRRSRTAGRMAQLSAPAGLATDTHYQGTSDIQIIDRGIVATEAGALDTGLIDVILDDQQIPVDVVGTEMTLTGFRYEFTRFHHPHTCLFLKQESRYGVEGLLNPDPSLGGDSADLYRQAMPSVSFDFSSEYAPNPDWVLGNFDSEQLADQIDFDHWSPYGGFNWEVFFHIPVLIATRLMQNQRFADARRWFHYIFDPTTASDGAGPERFWKIKPFYEEQRDGALGSLAELLTEGSSAYEQQVEDWERDPFRPDVIARIRMSAYMQSVVMRYLTCLIQEADTLFQRDTREDIDEARLLYLLAAEILGDRPTLLPAQDPPATTPNLLLQRFQSWWEGTPGFVDPLDLLTSYIPTSRSGAPTTRSSARTFSGGSILDTTIQDTGGLPRSTTTSGTPAQGATSSIDTLLLFGIPYNDKLYGFWDTVADRLFKIRHSMNLSGVLRQLALFAPPIDPALLVRASAAGLSIESILSGLFAPRSTYRFSFLLQKALELSGEARGFGGAVLAALKDQDAEQIAVLRSTHEIALLESIRALKGMSVDETEASLAGLVKSRESAELRANYYASLEKVSSGEQESLDKLKGSMHWQEGAQGVEVLGAGVSLVPTATSTGPQLGGLHFGAASQAIAGSLRAVSAVLAYEANKAGTMAGYERRSQDWALQVDLAKKEIEQLDKQIIAAEIRAQIAEADLANHEQQIAQAKEVEEFLKTKFTNQQLYSYMISKLASVHFQAYQLAYQLALQAQSAFYRELGPNEQSMPPFIKPDNWDSLRNGLLAGELLTQQLRQMEAAHLTANQRELEITKHVSLAQLDPSALLELRATGFCEFHIPEALFAMDFTGHYYRRLKAVQITIPCIIGPYANVSATLSLTGSWTRSDTDLADPDQPLQDTVTAPQVAIATSSANRDSGAFELNFNDPRYLPFEGAGAISSWSLELPSAIRPFDYETISDVVMHVSYTARDAGDLAFKSSVNSTLVAELNALRPRRLFSVRHDFPDAWHQLVTTAGESARTGTLELSKAYFPAFLDYEWQTVDGAVQPRPIALAITGLTGYLSPHGAAPTDPVQLNGRPSSGVEMGMPVFDLTSALSGTSITDDTVVTCELTTDDVLRAEDWDDLYLLMEMDYDVR, from the coding sequence ATGAACAAGTTGCAAAGAGCTCTCACGCGGCTCGGCTTCATAGTCGATGCGGACGAAATGGCCAATGGGCGGATCGGCCCATCGACTCGGGCCGCGGTCCGACAGTTCCAGGCGGACCACGACCTGCCCGTGACCGGCCAGGCGAACAAGGCGACCGTCACCGCGATCGACGCGGCACTTGCTGAGATGGATGCCGCGGACCCGACACCCACCGACGCAGATGCACCCGCATCCAGTGCCCCGACCGGCGACCTCCCTCCGTCGAACCCGCCGACCGGCGAGCCTCTGCCGCCAGATTCGCTCGACACCTCCGCATTCAGCATCGAAGGGGAGGTCGTCAATCCGGACGGCTCGCCACTCCGCGGCCACATCATCCGCGCCTACGATCGGGCACTCTGCGATTGGCGCACGTTGGGAAGCGCCGAGACGACCGAGCGAACGGACGAGCAGGGCCGCTACCGCATCCGCTACGACCGCGCGCAGCTCAAGCAGTGGGGCAAGGAGCGCGCCGACCTCAAGGTCGAGGTGCATGACCCCAGCGACGACGCGAAGCTCGCCGAGTCACCGCTCATCCTCCAGGCGCTGCCGCACGAGGTCGTGAACTTCGCCATCGGCGAGGACCGCTTCCGCGGTCCGGACGAGTTCACTCGGGTCGGGGCAGCACTCGCTCCGATGCTGCGCGGTCACGACGATCTGCGCTGCCTCGAGGTCGCCGACGTGTTGATCCTCGCCCGGGAAGCAGAACTCGCCTCATCCAAGGTGGCTTACTTCGTCAAGGCGGCGCGGTGGTCGGCGGAGTACGACGCCCCGGCTGCGCTGTTCTACGGACTGATGCGGCGCGGCGAGCCGACCCGCATCGACGCGCTCCTCGCCCGGCCTCTGAAGCGGCTGCTGACCAGGCTCGAGGAAGCCACGTCGCGCAATATCGTCGACCTGCCCGTCACCGACGCGCTTCGCGACCGGCTCTCGCGCCTGCAGCAGGGCTACCTCTCCAACCCCGCTCATCCCTACGCGAAACTGCTGGGCACCACGAAGCTCACCGGCAAGCAGCGCGCCGCGTTCACTCAGAAGCTCACCGCCGGCAACCGGAGCAGGGACGATTTCTGGCAGGAGCTCGCAGATGGTGACGATTTCAGCGCCGCTGCCGTCGCCGATCTGCAAGCGGTCTACGAGATGCAGTCCCTGACCGGTGAGAACACCAGTCTGACCCTGCGCCTGCGGGCCGACCTGGCCGTCGGCGTGCCGCGAGAGGTGGCAACCTTCAGCGTCGCGAAGTGGCGCGATGATGTGCTGCGGGATGCGGCGGTCGCGATCCCCGACGAGGTGCTGCCGTCCGGCACCCCCGCGGCGCGTCGCGCGGCGTACGCGCAGATGCTCTACCGCGCGGCCGAGCTGCGCTACCCGACCCGATCCCTTGCCGGACAGCTCGCGCGCGACCCGCTGCAGGGCGAGGATTCGCTCCAGTTCTTCTTCACCGCGCACCCCGAGTTCGAGTTCCGGGACCAGCGAGTGCTGACCTTCCTTCGCGAACACCCCGAGACGCTGAACGGGCTTGCCGACACAGCGCGTGACGAGCTGCTCGGAGTCGAGCAGCTGTTCCATCTGGTGCCCGCTGAAGACAGGCTGGCGAACATCCGGCCGCTGTGGAACGCCGGCCTGCGCGCCGCGCCGCAAGTGGCGTACCTCGGTCGCAGCAACCTGATCCGCCGCGTCGGCGGCTCGCTCGATGTCAAGACTGCGCACGACATCTACCGCAAGGCGGTGCACGTCACTTCGCTCGCGCTCAACATCTACCTGCTTCATCACCCGCAGATGAACAGGCTGTCGACGACAGCCCTTCAGCTGCCGCAGGCGCCGACGGACGAAGCACTGGCGCGCGCGGCCGTCGCGATGCCGGAGTGGGAGGAGCTGTTCGGCTCACCCGATGCCTGCGCGACCTCGCCCTGCGACTCGGCGATCAGCCCGGCGGCGTATCTGGTGGACACTCTCGCCTACCTGGGCAGGGCGGTGGATGCCGACGGCAACAACGCGCTGGACGAGTTGCTGACTCGCCGGCCCGACCTTGGCACGCTGCGCTTGACCTGCGACAACACCGAAACGCTGGTGCCTCAGATCGACCTGGTGAACGAGATCCTGGAGGCCATCGTCTCCAGCGCCGACGGCGCAACCCTGTCGGGGTCGGCGATCGGAGAGACGGTCTGGGACGGCGATCTGCTCGCGGCGCAGCCGGAGCACCTTCGGCCGGAGGCGTACGACATCGTGCGGACGACGGCGTACCCCTTCACCCAGGCGCCCTTCGACCTCTGGGCCGAGGAGGGGCGCCGCTATCTCGCCCAGCTGGGTATCGCCCGGGACGAGCTGATGAGCGCGATGCCGCCTAAGCCCGGCGTGGGTGCGGTGCAGATCGCCACCGAGGCGCTGGGCATGAGCAGCATCGAGCGCGACCTGATCTGTCAGCCGAAGAAGCAGGCGAAGGACCTGGCGCCGAGCTGGGGAATCGACCTGGGGCGAGGCACGCTGCGGGCACAGCTCGGCTCGATCGAGACGCTGATCGCGCAGGCGGCTATCGACTACGACACAGTGCTGCGTCTGCTGAACACCCGTTTCGTCAATCCCGATCGGCTGATCTCGGTGAGCTTCGCAGGTGAGTCCTGCTCGCTGGATGCCGCGGTGCTTGCCGGTGAAGGCGGCGTCGCTCTCGCCGATGTGCCGTTCCGCGCCTTCCTCGACCGGCTGCACCGCTTCCTGCGCTTGCAACACCGGCTGGACTGCAGCGAGTACGACCTCGACGCGCTGATCCACGCGCTGGACGTCAGGGATTTCGACGCCCCGCTGTTCGTGCCGAAGGTCGCCGCCACCCAGGCGCTGCGCGACGCAGTGCGCCTCACGCTGCCGGAACTGAGTGCGTGGTGGGCAGATCTCGACACCTACCGGTTCGAGGACGATCTGCCCTCGCAGTACGAGGCGGTCTTCCTGGACGACGCACTGTTCCCCGCTGTGCACACCGGGACGGGGCCGGACCTGCGCGCGGTGTTCTCGCTCACGCCCGATCGCGCCGAGCTGGCGATCACAACGACGACCGACGCAAGCCTGAGCCCCTGGCTGGCCGAATCGGACGGCGCAGATCTGCCGGCCTACACGCTGCAGCCCGACTACGCCGCGTTCATCCAGAGCGCCACCCGTCTGACCGCCGGCGACGTGCTCCTGCTCGTGCGCGAGGTGCTGCCGAAAGACGGATCGTCCGGGCACGTCGCACTGAACCTCGCAAACGTCTCACTGCTGTACCGGATGGCCTCGCTCGCACAGTCGCTGGGAGTCACGGCGAACGATGTGCTGCAGCTCGTTGCGATCACGGATGTCGCGCCGCTCCGCACGGCGCTGATCTCTGCCGGTCCCATCGAGGCTCTGCGGTTCCACGACCGGTTCCAGGAGATCGAGGGAGGACGGCTGTCGGTCGAGGAGTTGGCCTACCTGCTGCTTCACGAGCCGGCATCCGTTGCTGCCCTCGCGCCGACGACGACGGATGTCGACGAATGGCTCGCCTCGGTCACCCCGGGTTTCGTGGGGATCCTCGCCGTCGACGACGACCGGATGACGGCGGAGCTGCGCGCGTCGGTGACGCAATCACTGGGAACGGCGTTGGGCGTCGACCCGGCAGTTCTCGACGCCCTGCTGTTCGAGCAGCGCACCGCGCTCGGCGACGCGCTTCTGGCGCACGTACTCATCGCTGCCAATGTCGGTGAAGCGGGTCTGCCGACCCCCGACCGGGACTTCGCCACGGTGTTCGGCCAGCTCCACGAGTTCGCGCTGGCATGGAGCGGATTGGCCCTCGATCCGAGCTTCCTGCCATTCGTGCTCACGGACGGTCCTGCCCTCGGGTGGTTCGACATCGCCGATCCGCCGATGACAGCTCGAACCGCAGCGGACTACGACGGATGGAGCCGCCTCACCACCGCGGCAGACCTGCAGGCATCGATCTTCACCGCCGAGCAGTCTGTCTTCGGCCTGATGCAGGATGCCGCGGCGGCAACGATCGATCCGGCCACCTTCATCCTGGACGACCTTCTCCTCCAGATCAGCGACTCGACGGGCTGGCCGCTCGGGGATGTGACCTATTTGGTCGGCCCGAGTGGCTTCAACCTCGACCTGCCCGCGGCATTGCGGGATGAGCAGGCCCTTTCGGGCCTGCAGCGCGTGTTCGCCCTGATTCAGAGCAGGGGGGTGAATGCCGAGCAGGCGCATTCCTGGACCATCCCCGAGCTGACCTTCGCCGAGACCCAATCGATCAAGCAGGTGCTCTCGCTGTGCTACCCGCCCGACAGCTGGCTCAGCGTCCTCGGATCGATTCAGGACGAGCTGCGCACGCTCAAGCGCGACGCCCTGCTCGGACACCTGCTCACAACGCTGGGCCTCGAAGACAGCGATGCGTTCTACCGGCACTATCTGATCGACCCGGATGGATCGGCGGTCGATCGCACCTCGCGCATCGTGCTCGCCCACTCGGCGGTGCAGCTGTTCGCGCAACGCATCCTTCTGAACCTGGAGGAGTTCTCGTTCGAGCGCCCGGACGCCGAGGCGTGGGCATGGCGGAAGAAGTACCGGGTGTGGGAGGCCGGGCGCAAGGTGTTCCTCTGGCCGGAGAACTGGCTGGAGCCCGAGCTTCGCGACAACAAGTCAGCGTTCTTCACCGAACTCGAGGATGCGTTGATGCAGGAAGATGTGACGACGGATGCCGCTGAGCGCATCTATCACGACTACCTGGTCAAGCTGGATCAGGTCAGCCGCCTGGACCTCCTGGGCATGTACGAGGACACCTGGTCGGTCAACGACGAGCAGGCGACGAATGTCCTGCACATCTTCGGTCGGACCAAGGACACCCCGGCCCTCTATTTCTACCGCCGTTGCGAGGATCAGACGCGGTGGACTCCATGGGAGCCGGTGCCGCTCGACATCCAGGGCGATCATCTGACCCCGATCGTCTACAACGGCCGGCTGCATCTCTTCTGGCCGACGTTCACGCTCACGCCGATCGAGCCCGATGTCGCCGAGTTGGACCAGGAGATCGCGGACCTTGCGGACCGCATCGGCGAGTGGAATGACGCCATCGATCAGACCAACAACCTCATCGACGAAAGTTCGGATCTGGTCGACGACCTGATGGAGGCCGTGTTGGCGGCCCAGCAGGTGCTGAGGGATGACCTGAAGGACGAGAAGGCCGCGAAGGTCGCGGAGCGGGCGGCGAAGATCGACGCCACCCCGGCGAACGTCGTCGAGATCGGCATGGCATGGAGCACATACTCCGACGGGAGATGGCTGCCCAAGCACGTGGCCGGCGACAACTCGTCGCCGATCGCCACCGACTTCCTGCCGAAGGACTTCTACTTCACCGGCTGGATCTCCAGCGAGAACCGGCTCTACCTTGCGGTGCGCGCCAAGCGCATGGTCGAACCCGATCTGGTCCTGCCCGACCAGGTGGCGAACGGGCAGATATTCGTCAAGACCACCGAGGGGTGGATTCCGCCGGAGGTCCCTCCCTCGGCTGTGGAAGAGGCCCTGGATGTCGGCTACTTCACCTTCGACGACTGCCAGTCCAGGTTGACGTTCGTCGTCGCCACTGCCATGTCGATGCCCTCCGGGATCCTCAACACCTTGCCCTCGTCGGCAACTGCCCGGAGCGCGCAGCTGATCGGTGGAGCGATCGAGGCCGAGATGCACCCGATCCTGATGGTGCCGTCGGGGATGGTCGATGTGCTGGAGTCCGAGCAGTCATTCGACTCGAGGAAGCTCACGGGAGCCGATCTGTCCTTCGAACTCGGTTCGCATGATCCCGCGGACGTTCGGATGCTGCTCGCCTCGGTCGACGCCGATGACGCCAAGGTCCTCTACACGCACCAAGCCGGGGGTGCGGGCAATGAGCTGTCGCCGTTCTTCTACACGGACCAACGGCGCTGCTACTTCATCCGGCCGCTCCCCGATGTGTGGGTGAGCCGCGACCTCGACATCTTCACCAGCACAGCGCAGCGACGATCCCGCACTGCGGGAAGGATGGCCCAGCTCTCGGCGCCTGCCGGGCTTGCGACCGACACCCACTACCAGGGCACGAGCGACATCCAGATCATCGACCGGGGCATCGTCGCGACCGAAGCGGGTGCGCTCGACACGGGTCTGATCGACGTCATCCTGGATGATCAGCAGATCCCCGTGGATGTGGTGGGGACGGAGATGACGCTCACCGGGTTCCGCTACGAGTTCACCCGATTCCACCATCCGCATACCTGCCTCTTCCTCAAGCAGGAGTCTCGGTACGGCGTCGAGGGACTGCTCAATCCGGATCCATCGTTGGGCGGCGACTCCGCGGATCTCTACCGGCAGGCGATGCCGTCCGTCTCGTTCGACTTCTCGAGCGAGTACGCGCCGAACCCCGATTGGGTGCTCGGCAATTTCGACTCGGAACAGCTCGCCGACCAGATCGACTTCGACCACTGGTCGCCGTACGGCGGATTCAACTGGGAGGTCTTCTTCCACATCCCCGTGCTGATCGCGACACGGCTGATGCAGAATCAGCGCTTCGCGGATGCCCGGCGCTGGTTCCATTACATCTTCGACCCGACCACCGCCAGCGACGGCGCCGGGCCTGAGCGGTTCTGGAAGATCAAGCCGTTCTATGAGGAACAGCGCGACGGAGCGCTCGGATCATTGGCCGAGCTGCTGACCGAAGGGAGCTCCGCATACGAGCAACAGGTCGAGGACTGGGAACGCGACCCGTTCCGTCCGGACGTGATCGCCAGAATACGGATGTCGGCATATATGCAATCCGTCGTCATGCGCTACCTGACCTGCCTCATCCAGGAGGCCGACACCCTGTTCCAGCGCGACACCCGCGAAGACATCGACGAGGCGCGGCTGCTGTACCTGCTCGCAGCCGAGATCCTCGGCGACCGGCCGACACTGCTTCCGGCGCAGGACCCGCCGGCGACAACGCCGAACCTGCTGCTCCAGCGATTCCAGAGTTGGTGGGAGGGGACACCGGGATTCGTCGACCCGCTGGACCTGCTGACCTCCTACATTCCGACGAGCAGGTCAGGCGCGCCCACTACTCGTTCGAGTGCCAGGACCTTCTCCGGCGGGAGCATCCTCGACACGACGATCCAGGACACCGGCGGGCTGCCCAGATCCACCACGACATCGGGGACACCCGCGCAGGGCGCCACGAGCAGCATCGACACTCTGCTGCTGTTCGGCATCCCGTACAACGACAAGCTCTACGGGTTCTGGGACACAGTGGCCGACCGGCTGTTCAAGATCCGCCACAGCATGAACCTGTCGGGCGTGCTGCGGCAGCTCGCTCTCTTCGCGCCCCCGATCGATCCCGCGCTGCTCGTGCGGGCCAGCGCCGCGGGGCTCAGCATCGAGTCCATCCTCAGCGGTCTGTTCGCACCGCGCTCCACCTATCGCTTCAGCTTCCTGCTGCAGAAGGCGCTCGAGCTGTCTGGCGAGGCGCGCGGCTTCGGAGGAGCGGTGCTGGCGGCGCTGAAGGATCAGGACGCCGAGCAGATCGCGGTGCTGCGGAGCACGCACGAGATCGCCCTGCTGGAGTCCATCCGCGCGCTCAAGGGCATGAGCGTCGACGAGACGGAGGCCTCGCTGGCCGGCTTGGTGAAGAGCCGGGAGTCGGCCGAGCTGCGGGCGAACTACTACGCGAGTCTCGAGAAGGTCAGCAGCGGTGAGCAGGAGAGCCTGGACAAGCTGAAGGGGAGCATGCACTGGCAGGAGGGGGCACAGGGTGTCGAAGTCCTCGGGGCAGGCGTGAGCCTGGTTCCGACAGCGACCTCGACGGGACCACAGTTAGGCGGACTGCATTTCGGCGCGGCCTCGCAGGCGATCGCGGGATCCCTCAGGGCGGTGTCCGCAGTCCTGGCGTACGAGGCGAACAAGGCCGGCACCATGGCCGGCTACGAACGTCGCTCGCAGGACTGGGCGTTGCAGGTCGACCTCGCCAAGAAGGAGATCGAGCAGCTCGACAAGCAGATCATCGCCGCCGAGATCCGCGCGCAGATCGCCGAGGCGGACCTCGCCAATCACGAGCAGCAGATCGCCCAGGCGAAGGAGGTCGAGGAGTTCCTCAAGACCAAGTTCACCAACCAGCAGCTGTACAGCTACATGATCTCCAAGCTGGCGTCCGTGCACTTCCAGGCGTACCAGCTGGCCTACCAGCTCGCACTTCAGGCACAGTCGGCGTTCTATCGCGAGCTGGGTCCCAACGAGCAGAGCATGCCGCCCTTCATCAAGCCCGACAACTGGGACAGTCTCAGGAACGGACTGCTGGCGGGCGAGCTGCTCACGCAGCAGCTGCGGCAGATGGAAGCGGCGCACCTGACCGCGAACCAGCGCGAACTCGAGATCACCAAGCATGTGTCGCTGGCTCAACTCGATCCGTCGGCGCTGCTGGAACTGCGAGCGACCGGCTTCTGCGAGTTCCACATACCCGAAGCGCTCTTCGCCATGGACTTCACGGGCCACTATTACCGCCGGCTCAAGGCGGTTCAGATCACCATCCCCTGCATCATCGGACCGTACGCGAATGTCAGCGCGACACTGAGCCTGACCGGCAGCTGGACGCGGTCCGACACCGACCTTGCGGATCCGGATCAGCCCCTGCAGGACACCGTAACCGCGCCGCAGGTGGCGATCGCGACGAGCAGCGCCAACCGCGACAGCGGGGCCTTCGAACTCAACTTCAACG